Proteins encoded by one window of Candidatus Eremiobacterota bacterium:
- a CDS encoding NAD-dependent epimerase/dehydratase family protein yields MKIMVTGATGFLGGALARTLVQRGFAVRTLARSKASPLEEAGIEVYGGDLTSEEAVSEALRGCDAVCHVAAKPGVWGPYKDYYNANVKGTEHVLEGCRRHGIKKLVFTSSPSVVFSNSDQSGVTENEPYPRSFLAHYPATKAIAERMVLGAHGASLSTVSLRPHLIWGPGDRHLVPRLISRAKAGKLRIVGTGKNLVDSVYIDNAVEAHILALLKLEPASPAGGKAYFITNGEPMPLADLMNAILSAADLPPVTRKIPAGLAYAAGALMELGYGILRKKEEPLMTRFLARELACAHWFDISAARRDIGYSPAITIREGIERLREWLKNHGDN; encoded by the coding sequence ATGAAGATTATGGTGACAGGCGCCACGGGCTTCCTGGGAGGCGCCCTTGCGAGAACGCTTGTCCAAAGGGGTTTCGCCGTCAGGACTCTGGCACGGTCAAAGGCCTCCCCGCTTGAAGAAGCCGGAATCGAGGTATATGGCGGCGATCTCACCAGCGAAGAGGCCGTGTCCGAGGCCCTCAGAGGCTGTGACGCCGTCTGCCACGTGGCGGCAAAGCCGGGAGTCTGGGGACCCTACAAAGATTATTACAATGCGAACGTGAAAGGCACAGAGCATGTGCTCGAGGGGTGCCGGCGCCATGGGATAAAAAAGCTTGTCTTCACCAGCTCGCCGAGCGTGGTTTTCAGCAACAGCGATCAAAGCGGCGTGACGGAGAATGAGCCTTATCCCCGCAGCTTCCTGGCTCACTACCCCGCGACGAAGGCAATCGCCGAGCGCATGGTCCTGGGGGCGCACGGTGCAAGCCTTTCCACGGTGAGCCTGAGGCCCCACCTTATCTGGGGCCCCGGTGACAGGCACCTGGTCCCCCGCCTCATCAGCCGGGCAAAAGCAGGGAAGCTCCGCATCGTGGGAACGGGAAAGAACCTTGTGGACTCCGTCTATATCGACAATGCCGTGGAAGCCCATATCCTGGCGCTCCTCAAGCTTGAGCCGGCCTCGCCCGCAGGGGGAAAGGCTTATTTCATCACCAATGGGGAGCCCATGCCCCTGGCGGACCTCATGAATGCGATCCTTTCCGCCGCCGATCTCCCCCCCGTCACCAGGAAAATTCCCGCAGGCCTTGCCTACGCCGCCGGCGCCCTCATGGAGCTTGGCTACGGCATTCTGCGGAAGAAGGAGGAGCCCCTTATGACGAGATTTCTTGCCAGGGAGCTCGCATGCGCCCACTGGTTCGACATCTCGGCAGCCCGCAGGGATATCGGCTACTCACCGGCAATCACTATAAGGGAGGGAATAGAAAGGCTCAGGGAGTGGCTGAAAAATCATGGAGACAATTGA
- a CDS encoding 4'-phosphopantetheinyl transferase superfamily protein: protein METIEIWKVPLYLEDTGLEALERLLSPDESARAAAFRFPDGRRRYSASRGALRAILSHYTGEKPADLLLTATQAGKPELAGRSAVVHFNVSHSQDTCLIAVSRSRPVGIDVETIKPDIELEKIAERFFTLGEYEALMALPEDLRLKAFYRCWTFKEAYVKALGSTMWELMEKVEVSLDLSEPPAIIHGREPLEEWFLAALPLGETLAGALASPGKEAPIAWHTFQGP from the coding sequence ATGGAGACAATTGAAATCTGGAAGGTCCCGCTTTATCTCGAAGACACAGGGCTTGAGGCCCTGGAGAGGCTTCTTTCACCTGATGAGAGCGCCCGCGCGGCAGCTTTCAGGTTCCCCGACGGGAGGAGGCGCTATAGCGCTTCCCGCGGTGCCCTTCGAGCTATCCTTTCGCATTACACAGGGGAGAAGCCTGCCGACCTCCTCCTTACCGCCACTCAGGCAGGGAAGCCGGAGCTTGCGGGCAGGAGCGCCGTGGTGCATTTCAATGTATCCCACTCGCAGGACACATGTCTTATTGCCGTCTCCCGGTCAAGGCCCGTGGGTATAGACGTGGAAACCATAAAGCCCGACATTGAATTAGAGAAAATCGCAGAGCGTTTCTTCACCTTGGGGGAATATGAAGCCCTCATGGCCCTGCCGGAAGACCTGAGGCTCAAGGCCTTTTACCGCTGCTGGACCTTCAAGGAAGCCTACGTAAAAGCATTGGGAAGCACCATGTGGGAGCTCATGGAAAAGGTGGAGGTATCCCTTGATCTCTCAGAGCCTCCCGCAATCATCCACGGCAGGGAGCCTCTGGAAGAATGGTTTCTTGCCGCCCTTCCTCTTGGGGAGACACTCGCGGGGGCCCTCGCTTCGCCTGGGAAAGAAGCGCCAATTGCCTGGCACACCTTTCAGGGGCCCTAG
- a CDS encoding hybrid sensor histidine kinase/response regulator gives MKKILVADCELVRQLVKRTFPPGDYLVLEAGDNVTALEITKKEIPELMLVAMDDSQVDGKELCRAIRDDPALIGAVIIMLTADFTDEEREKALDMEADDCIAKPFSPLVLLEVVQACLQKGGAPRGEGSEVSSPRHALTGKEADFQDYERSQLLLYADDFAKVYKEKTHELKKAGRRIKELEHIKDAFVATVSHEIRTPLSLILGYINLINELKKVHPLDNALADYISRIETASNKLDDMVKQILEFFKLRAGLVRYQKLDISIQNLLESVIDDFRRDAEAKELHLELKVLSEMNPLLASWERLNIAFSHLVRNAIIFTPAGEKVWIEACDSREGITVKVCDTGSGIHPDEQENIFSPFYQVTDFLEREVGGLGLGLPVAKHIVEDHGGTITVESSVGEGAVFTVFLPRAHVREI, from the coding sequence ATGAAAAAGATCCTCGTGGCAGACTGTGAATTGGTGAGGCAACTGGTGAAGAGAACCTTCCCCCCCGGTGATTACCTGGTCCTGGAGGCCGGTGACAATGTAACTGCCCTGGAAATCACGAAGAAGGAAATTCCCGAGCTCATGCTCGTGGCAATGGATGATTCACAGGTGGACGGGAAAGAGTTATGCCGTGCAATAAGGGATGATCCGGCCTTGATTGGCGCCGTCATAATAATGCTGACAGCCGATTTCACTGATGAGGAGAGAGAAAAGGCACTGGATATGGAAGCTGATGACTGTATAGCAAAGCCTTTCAGCCCCCTGGTCCTTCTTGAAGTGGTACAGGCCTGTCTGCAGAAAGGAGGAGCCCCTCGCGGCGAGGGCTCTGAGGTTTCATCCCCGCGACATGCACTGACAGGGAAAGAGGCAGATTTTCAAGATTATGAAAGAAGCCAGCTATTACTCTATGCCGACGATTTCGCCAAGGTCTATAAGGAAAAGACCCATGAGCTCAAGAAGGCCGGCAGGCGCATCAAGGAACTGGAGCATATAAAGGACGCCTTTGTCGCCACGGTCTCCCACGAAATCAGGACCCCCCTCAGCCTGATCCTGGGCTATATCAACCTTATCAATGAGCTCAAGAAGGTCCACCCCCTTGACAATGCCCTCGCGGATTATATAAGCAGGATTGAGACGGCTTCAAACAAGCTTGACGACATGGTAAAGCAGATCCTTGAATTCTTCAAGCTGAGAGCAGGACTTGTCCGGTATCAGAAACTGGATATTTCCATTCAGAACCTCCTTGAGTCCGTTATTGACGATTTTCGTCGTGACGCCGAGGCCAAGGAGCTTCACCTTGAGCTTAAGGTCCTCTCTGAGATGAACCCCCTCCTGGCAAGCTGGGAGCGCCTCAATATCGCCTTTTCCCACCTTGTGAGAAATGCCATCATTTTCACACCGGCGGGGGAAAAAGTCTGGATTGAAGCATGTGACAGCCGCGAAGGGATAACCGTCAAGGTCTGCGACACGGGAAGCGGTATCCATCCCGATGAGCAGGAGAACATCTTTTCGCCCTTTTACCAGGTGACCGATTTTCTAGAACGGGAAGTGGGCGGCCTGGGCCTGGGGCTCCCTGTGGCAAAGCACATCGTTGAGGACCACGGGGGGACCATTACCGTTGAAAGCTCCGTGGGAGAGGGAGCCGTCTTTACCGTGTTCCTGCCCCGCGCCCATGTAAGAGAAATCTGA
- a CDS encoding response regulator, with amino-acid sequence MDKIRFPFHGTIEKIVHIDDDPDILTMMELLLSVRGFTVFTAPNAVAGLERIKAKEPDLVLLDIMMPGGDGFKAAQSITDGYDVPVIVLSGLSDEKYIERAKLLGVKHFMTKPVDMDAFVRIIREIERERREGERGQTPPEQAAPPGADEVPRKAGQAVSPVPPAPSVQQVQEVPQRKPELPREAEPLFISRGLEKTEVPLKAEPLQKSAPPPGRPGKTVLVIDDDEEVLRSLRQSLEREGYVLAGVSDEEQALREAAARKPSLIILEAALRHEKGFQVLERLQSIHGSIPVIILSRLQFSDYEDEARKRGILYMLQKPYDRDLLLEFIDMACVSF; translated from the coding sequence ATGGATAAAATCAGATTCCCTTTCCATGGAACAATTGAAAAGATTGTCCACATAGACGATGATCCCGACATCCTCACGATGATGGAGCTTCTTCTGTCCGTCAGGGGATTTACCGTCTTCACTGCTCCCAATGCTGTCGCTGGCCTCGAGAGGATCAAGGCCAAGGAGCCCGACCTGGTGCTGCTTGACATCATGATGCCGGGAGGCGACGGTTTCAAAGCTGCCCAGAGCATCACCGACGGCTATGACGTGCCTGTCATTGTACTCTCTGGTCTCAGCGATGAAAAATATATAGAAAGGGCGAAGCTTCTCGGAGTAAAGCATTTCATGACCAAACCGGTTGATATGGATGCGTTTGTGAGGATAATCAGGGAGATCGAGCGCGAGCGCCGGGAAGGGGAAAGAGGCCAGACGCCCCCGGAGCAGGCAGCGCCCCCCGGGGCGGATGAAGTTCCCCGGAAGGCAGGGCAGGCGGTGTCTCCTGTGCCGCCTGCACCATCGGTGCAGCAGGTGCAAGAGGTTCCACAGAGGAAACCTGAACTGCCGCGGGAAGCCGAACCACTTTTCATATCACGGGGGCTTGAAAAAACTGAGGTCCCTCTTAAAGCAGAGCCATTACAGAAGAGCGCACCGCCTCCCGGGAGGCCGGGCAAAACGGTTCTTGTAATTGATGACGATGAGGAGGTTCTCAGATCCCTGAGACAGTCTCTTGAGCGGGAAGGATATGTTCTGGCAGGGGTTTCCGACGAAGAGCAGGCCCTCAGGGAGGCAGCCGCTCGGAAGCCCAGCCTTATTATCCTGGAAGCAGCCCTGCGTCATGAAAAGGGATTCCAGGTGCTTGAGCGCCTGCAAAGCATCCATGGCAGCATTCCTGTAATTATTCTCTCAAGACTGCAATTCAGCGATTATGAGGATGAAGCCCGCAAGAGGGGCATCCTTTATATGCTCCAGAAGCCTTATGACAGGGACCTGCTGCTGGAGTTCATAGATATGGCCTGTGTAAGCTTTTGA
- a CDS encoding DHA2 family efflux MFS transporter permease subunit gives MEDLIVQDRTRQRWIIFTTTFAAFMCVLDSTIVNISLPVIAHSFNVSTSIVARIVIVYLLVLTSTIPLFGKLGDRLGLTRVFFWGFICFTAGSLLCGISSSIPMLVFSRIIQGLGGAMLYSVPPALIPRFLPHNIRGASFGALTTAAALGLSLGAPVGGLITTHLSWQGIFLINIPVGIAAIIMVRRHFPWESPAGTTSHYFDIPGVLLSFSGIAALLYSLNMGQEMGWNSLPIIACFAFSLVMLVSFAVWETRCADPLLDLRIFAVRNYTLGNLANFFLFVFMAGNSFLIPFYLVLVKGLHPDKAGLIIMCSSVTMMIVAPLAGKASDTISPRILCSAGMLLAFSAFFYFSRSLGQESLFPAILFLLWLGASMGLFTSPNNNQIMSAAPLDKQGTASALMKTVTNLGSAIGVCLFETLFALSIPGALMKNGESLKHLQIPREYLLDGIRNAYTWGMLVVALAFLTTFLTVRDEPEEVKPLQEPAP, from the coding sequence ATGGAAGATCTCATCGTTCAGGACAGGACCAGGCAGCGCTGGATAATCTTCACTACCACCTTTGCCGCCTTCATGTGCGTCCTTGACAGCACCATCGTGAATATCTCGCTGCCCGTCATCGCCCACTCATTCAACGTGAGCACCAGCATCGTAGCCCGGATTGTCATCGTCTACCTCCTCGTGCTCACGAGCACCATACCTCTTTTTGGGAAACTGGGAGACAGGCTGGGGCTCACCAGGGTCTTTTTCTGGGGCTTCATCTGCTTTACTGCAGGATCTCTTCTCTGCGGAATCTCAAGCTCCATACCCATGCTTGTTTTTTCAAGAATCATCCAGGGCCTGGGGGGAGCCATGCTCTACTCGGTGCCGCCGGCCCTCATTCCGCGCTTCCTGCCCCATAATATAAGAGGCGCTTCTTTCGGAGCCCTTACGACAGCCGCTGCCCTCGGGCTGAGCCTGGGGGCCCCTGTTGGAGGCCTGATAACGACCCATCTATCGTGGCAGGGCATCTTTCTCATCAACATCCCCGTAGGAATAGCCGCCATCATTATGGTGAGGAGGCACTTCCCCTGGGAATCACCGGCAGGAACCACCTCTCATTACTTTGATATCCCGGGCGTGCTTCTCTCTTTTTCCGGAATCGCGGCCCTTCTTTACAGCCTCAACATGGGCCAGGAGATGGGATGGAACTCGCTTCCAATCATTGCGTGCTTCGCTTTTTCGCTCGTCATGCTTGTCTCCTTTGCGGTCTGGGAGACCAGGTGCGCCGATCCCCTTCTGGACCTCAGAATCTTCGCTGTGAGAAACTACACCCTCGGCAATCTTGCCAATTTCTTCCTGTTCGTGTTCATGGCGGGAAATTCTTTCCTCATTCCCTTCTACCTCGTGCTGGTGAAAGGCCTCCATCCCGACAAGGCGGGGCTCATCATCATGTGCAGCTCCGTGACTATGATGATAGTGGCCCCGCTGGCAGGAAAGGCCTCCGACACCATCTCGCCGCGTATCCTCTGCAGCGCGGGAATGCTGCTGGCATTCTCGGCTTTCTTCTACTTTTCACGGAGCCTGGGGCAGGAGAGCCTCTTCCCCGCCATACTCTTTCTGCTGTGGCTCGGTGCCTCCATGGGGCTCTTCACCTCGCCGAACAACAACCAGATCATGAGCGCCGCCCCCCTTGACAAACAGGGCACCGCCTCGGCACTGATGAAAACCGTCACCAACCTTGGCTCTGCAATAGGCGTGTGCCTCTTTGAGACTCTCTTCGCCCTCTCCATCCCCGGTGCTCTCATGAAAAACGGGGAATCCCTCAAGCATCTGCAGATCCCCAGGGAATACCTTCTGGACGGCATCAGGAACGCTTATACATGGGGGATGCTCGTCGTCGCCCTCGCCTTTCTCACCACGTTCCTTACGGTCAGGGACGAACCCGAGGAAGTGAAGCCTTTGCAGGAGCCCGCCCCGTGA
- a CDS encoding clostripain-related cysteine peptidase, whose protein sequence is MDSIQRAAASQPMVNLGTPSQVEKKEEQPAQAGDSVQLGKSRQNEQPKAKWLIMNYVAADCNLEPYQVRNVDNMELAGSDPTTHILTQLDRGRNPSDIDGGWANCRRLYVTKDEVPDQLGSKTLQDMGAVDMSNPKTLTDFIVWGVKNYPAQNVALILNDHGGGFTGAMADDSDGGFMSTPQLKQALADAEAITGKKIDIVGFDACLMAEAEVAHELKDNANILLASEESESGPGWTYSPMLGGKTLTEALERMRLMKLDATPAEFAKIVVDVNKQHNDDIPTFSALDLTKMNEFTGSANTLAEAIIASKDKTAIKSAIKTAENYGSGYTPYKDLRDAYDMADKIVKSKSITDENVKNAAKGMMEAVNTMVIANESNPQSYPDSHGISIYTPTTVGASGPGYGYKNLGFAKDTKWDEMLSSLKGDTGAMQQPEEVTIWPDGSMRPHNK, encoded by the coding sequence ATGGACAGCATTCAAAGAGCAGCAGCAAGTCAGCCAATGGTGAATCTGGGGACCCCGTCTCAGGTGGAAAAGAAGGAAGAGCAGCCGGCTCAGGCAGGGGACAGCGTACAGCTCGGCAAGTCCCGGCAGAATGAGCAGCCCAAGGCGAAATGGCTCATCATGAACTATGTCGCCGCCGACTGCAACCTGGAGCCTTACCAGGTGCGCAATGTGGACAACATGGAGCTTGCAGGCTCCGATCCCACCACGCATATCCTCACGCAGCTGGACAGGGGCCGCAATCCCAGCGACATAGACGGGGGATGGGCAAACTGCCGCCGGCTCTATGTCACCAAGGACGAGGTGCCTGATCAGCTCGGCTCCAAAACGCTCCAGGACATGGGCGCCGTTGACATGTCCAACCCCAAGACCCTTACCGATTTTATCGTGTGGGGCGTGAAAAACTACCCCGCCCAGAACGTGGCCCTTATTCTGAACGATCATGGCGGCGGCTTCACGGGAGCCATGGCCGACGACAGCGACGGCGGATTCATGAGCACGCCTCAGCTCAAGCAGGCCCTTGCAGATGCCGAGGCGATCACCGGCAAGAAGATTGACATCGTGGGCTTTGACGCGTGCCTGATGGCCGAGGCCGAGGTAGCCCACGAGCTCAAGGACAATGCCAACATCCTCCTTGCATCGGAAGAGAGCGAATCGGGCCCGGGCTGGACCTACAGCCCCATGCTCGGCGGCAAGACCCTCACCGAGGCCCTCGAGAGGATGCGCCTGATGAAGCTCGATGCCACACCCGCAGAGTTCGCGAAGATCGTTGTCGATGTGAATAAGCAGCACAACGATGACATCCCGACGTTCTCTGCCCTCGATCTCACCAAAATGAACGAGTTCACAGGCTCGGCCAACACCCTTGCCGAGGCCATCATCGCCTCCAAGGACAAGACCGCCATCAAGAGCGCAATCAAGACCGCTGAGAACTACGGGAGCGGCTACACTCCCTATAAGGATCTCCGCGATGCCTACGATATGGCCGACAAAATTGTGAAATCCAAGTCCATCACCGATGAAAACGTCAAGAACGCCGCCAAGGGGATGATGGAAGCGGTAAATACCATGGTCATTGCCAACGAGAGCAACCCCCAGAGTTACCCCGATTCCCACGGCATATCAATCTACACGCCCACCACGGTAGGCGCCTCCGGCCCGGGCTACGGATACAAGAACCTCGGATTCGCCAAGGACACCAAGTGGGACGAGATGCTCTCGTCGCTCAAGGGCGACACCGGGGCCATGCAGCAGCCCGAAGAGGTCACCATCTGGCCTGACGGCTCAATGAGACCCCACAACAAGTAA
- a CDS encoding radical SAM protein: MKISGAKEILRSCRLCPRRCGKNRLSGERGFCRQSEKAAVAAIVAHRGEEPPLSGSGGAGTVFLGGCTMACIFCQNYQISHYGGTCHEMPPRDLAAGFLDLEGQGCHCIEWVSPTPHIPALIEALAEARGMGLSLPVVYNTNGYLSAESLELLEGIVDVYLPDMKYACGLQAQELSGTADYIFHNRLAVTAMYRQRGPLVSTARGTAARGLLVRILLLPSRLEGAEETLAWIRDELGTEVPLSLMSQYLPLFKARGNPLMGKPLERRRKGEIIKKALSMGFSNLYVQGRNTGRLFIPDFTKTNPFESEEEREAAGSPLSPDRA, translated from the coding sequence TTGAAAATCTCGGGGGCAAAGGAAATACTTCGCTCCTGCCGGCTCTGCCCGAGAAGGTGCGGAAAGAACAGGCTTTCCGGCGAAAGGGGGTTCTGCCGGCAGAGTGAAAAAGCGGCGGTTGCGGCGATTGTGGCCCATCGCGGTGAAGAGCCGCCCCTTTCGGGAAGCGGCGGGGCGGGGACGGTATTTCTGGGAGGATGCACCATGGCGTGCATCTTCTGCCAGAATTATCAGATAAGCCATTACGGCGGGACCTGCCACGAAATGCCTCCCCGTGACCTTGCCGCCGGTTTTCTTGACCTCGAGGGGCAGGGATGCCACTGTATCGAATGGGTGAGCCCCACGCCCCATATCCCCGCCCTCATTGAAGCGCTTGCAGAAGCCCGTGGCATGGGACTCAGCCTGCCCGTGGTCTACAACACCAACGGCTATCTCTCCGCGGAGAGCCTTGAACTCCTTGAAGGTATTGTGGATGTGTACCTTCCCGATATGAAATATGCATGCGGCTTGCAGGCGCAGGAGCTTTCAGGCACAGCGGACTATATTTTTCATAACAGGCTGGCGGTAACAGCAATGTACCGCCAGAGAGGCCCGCTTGTATCCACAGCAAGGGGCACAGCCGCCAGAGGGCTTCTCGTGAGAATTCTTCTCCTTCCCTCCCGTCTTGAAGGCGCCGAAGAGACTCTTGCCTGGATAAGGGATGAGCTGGGAACTGAGGTGCCCCTCTCCCTCATGAGCCAGTATCTCCCCCTTTTCAAAGCCCGGGGGAACCCTCTGATGGGAAAACCCCTGGAGAGGCGAAGAAAGGGGGAGATCATAAAAAAGGCCCTTTCCATGGGGTTTTCCAATCTCTATGTCCAGGGGAGGAATACAGGCCGCCTCTTTATACCTGACTTCACGAAGACCAACCCTTTTGAAAGCGAAGAAGAGAGGGAGGCCGCCGGCTCTCCCCTCTCTCCTGATCGGGCATGA
- a CDS encoding HD domain-containing protein: MDYFSTGKARVAVIMWLALLLAGLPAFLTEGGRQNVTLLAFLLTIALAICVILTTAKTRDKVEPSVFFISILIFVMDLSWISSFSPVRELMVFMMIVLLIGTAFCLPTAEVIVLACVMAVMEGVSAWLPSRSFAFLQNPFFIVSAASYLAVGIVTSIFSRVCRHELSQELRQELHQKLSQELRQELNKELLIIDGETKMLKKALTETGTKKEKVEKEKQEIEKIREKLKEEVALRETLHKITLDLTQTLDSSVIGFQLIEHLGDSLAFETGGVFLLNKERNRISCVAAKGPYEREMEEQLNDLAGSIPSIVITKNESVIVHNLAGDPRFSALSSSTEVKSALYAPITLDEEVYGALCLWSCERMAFAEEKLGIFKSVIYEAARAFKNAEVYRVLDTRFNFIVTIWSATKKLASVIDLSLSSKNVLRQVLETIRVLFDVDGVMHYFYEPTKKAFIPFVVTSQGIIHNPDLMASAGIAAEHFGQLVMNVKKVEEGCLLEAPLHVPDVSFSTPKGKVFSTVAKIFDVTSLYWYPLKGRENVLGALVFLFKTAREWTKEESQWVDIFYNLYTLSIENLELVQDLEGKVRDRTRDLDNALRQVQKASLETIYRLARASEFKDEDTGFHVLRVGHYSYTVAQALGLDREFMEKLLHAAPMHDVGKIGVPDSILLKQGPLDEEEWKIMKAHVTIGAEILEGSDSDVISMASIIAMSHHEKWNGNGYPKGLKGEEIPLEGRITAIADVFDALVSVRPYKKSMPVEKAVEIIKKDSGTHFDPTVVEAFMKSFDTILEVREKFKD; this comes from the coding sequence ATGGACTATTTTAGCACAGGAAAGGCCCGGGTAGCGGTAATTATGTGGCTTGCCTTGCTGCTGGCAGGCCTTCCCGCTTTTCTGACCGAAGGAGGGCGGCAGAACGTTACCCTCCTGGCCTTTCTCCTTACGATTGCCCTGGCCATCTGCGTTATCCTGACCACCGCGAAGACCCGCGACAAGGTGGAGCCTTCGGTATTTTTCATAAGTATCCTCATCTTTGTGATGGATCTCTCCTGGATCTCTTCTTTTTCTCCTGTCAGGGAGCTGATGGTATTCATGATGATAGTGCTGCTCATAGGCACGGCCTTCTGCCTGCCGACTGCCGAGGTTATCGTTCTTGCCTGTGTCATGGCCGTTATGGAAGGGGTTTCCGCCTGGCTCCCTTCCAGGTCTTTTGCCTTTCTCCAGAATCCCTTCTTTATAGTGAGCGCAGCTTCATATCTTGCCGTAGGGATAGTGACGAGCATCTTTTCCCGCGTGTGCCGTCATGAACTCAGCCAGGAGCTCCGTCAGGAACTCCATCAGAAGCTCAGTCAGGAGCTCCGCCAAGAGCTCAACAAGGAGCTCCTGATAATCGACGGAGAGACGAAAATGCTCAAGAAGGCTCTCACGGAAACGGGTACAAAAAAGGAAAAGGTTGAAAAGGAGAAGCAAGAAATCGAGAAAATCAGGGAGAAGCTTAAGGAAGAGGTCGCCTTGAGGGAAACCCTTCATAAAATCACCCTCGATCTGACACAAACGCTTGACAGCAGCGTCATCGGCTTTCAGCTCATAGAGCACCTCGGGGATTCTCTCGCCTTCGAGACCGGCGGAGTTTTTCTGCTTAACAAGGAGAGGAACAGGATTTCCTGCGTGGCGGCCAAGGGGCCCTATGAAAGAGAGATGGAGGAGCAGCTCAATGACCTTGCCGGCTCTATTCCCTCCATTGTGATAACGAAGAACGAGAGTGTTATCGTTCATAATCTTGCAGGTGACCCGCGCTTTTCTGCCCTGAGCTCTTCCACCGAGGTGAAGTCCGCTCTCTATGCCCCCATTACCCTTGACGAAGAGGTCTATGGCGCTCTGTGCCTCTGGAGCTGCGAGAGGATGGCTTTCGCCGAGGAGAAGCTCGGCATATTCAAGTCTGTCATCTATGAGGCGGCGAGGGCTTTCAAGAATGCCGAGGTTTACCGCGTGCTTGATACGAGGTTCAACTTCATCGTCACCATCTGGAGTGCTACGAAGAAACTGGCCTCGGTGATAGATCTCTCCCTCTCGAGCAAGAATGTGCTCAGGCAGGTTCTTGAGACCATAAGGGTGCTTTTTGACGTGGACGGCGTGATGCATTACTTTTACGAGCCTACAAAGAAGGCCTTTATCCCTTTTGTCGTCACGTCGCAGGGAATCATCCACAACCCGGATCTTATGGCATCGGCAGGAATCGCGGCCGAGCATTTCGGGCAGCTTGTCATGAACGTGAAGAAAGTTGAGGAAGGGTGTCTCCTGGAAGCCCCGCTCCATGTGCCCGATGTGAGCTTCTCCACGCCAAAGGGTAAGGTATTCTCGACGGTGGCGAAGATTTTTGATGTCACCTCTCTTTACTGGTACCCCCTCAAGGGCAGGGAGAACGTGCTGGGCGCCCTGGTATTCCTGTTCAAGACCGCCAGGGAATGGACAAAGGAAGAGTCCCAGTGGGTTGATATCTTTTACAACCTTTATACGCTGAGCATAGAGAACCTCGAGCTTGTCCAGGACCTCGAGGGGAAGGTGAGGGACAGGACCAGGGACCTTGACAACGCTCTCAGGCAGGTCCAGAAAGCGTCGCTTGAGACAATCTACCGCCTTGCAAGGGCCTCGGAGTTCAAGGACGAGGACACGGGATTTCATGTGCTCCGCGTCGGCCACTATTCCTACACGGTGGCGCAGGCCCTGGGCCTGGACAGGGAGTTCATGGAGAAGCTTCTCCATGCCGCTCCCATGCATGACGTGGGGAAAATAGGCGTGCCTGACAGTATTCTCCTCAAGCAGGGCCCCCTGGACGAAGAGGAATGGAAGATCATGAAGGCCCATGTGACAATCGGTGCAGAGATACTTGAGGGCTCCGACTCAGATGTGATCTCCATGGCATCCATAATAGCCATGAGCCATCATGAGAAATGGAATGGTAACGGCTATCCCAAGGGGCTCAAGGGAGAGGAGATCCCTCTTGAGGGGCGTATCACTGCCATTGCCGACGTCTTTGATGCCCTTGTGTCAGTAAGACCCTATAAGAAGTCAATGCCTGTCGAAAAGGCCGTGGAGATCATAAAGAAAGACAGTGGAACCCATTTCGATCCCACCGTCGTCGAGGCTTTCATGAAATCCTTCGATACAATCCTGGAAGTACGGGAAAAGTTCAAGGACTGA